The sequence GCGCAGCTTCCACTACAGAGCCGGaaacaggaagtcaaccccccacacacacacactttcaaatacaaaacaatgaatacaaagctaaaaaaaaaaaaaaaaaaaaaaaaaagacttgataCAATGAAGAGATTGTAAATATAACTCAAATTCTATCAGAAAAACAGCTGATGGGAGGCGATTTAAGAAGTCTTCGTTTGTGAATAAAGAATTTGGcaaaacataaatttaaattatagcacatttctttgtttttgtctccttGGCGAAGCCCGGTGGCGAACCCACCGTCAACGATTCTAATGTGGCACTTTTGTTGCTAACTCTAGAAACCTCTCGGACAACTCAGCacaagaaattaaaataaaataaaataaaaaacgagcaacaaagctattaaaaaaaaaaaaaaaaaagcgtttggAAACGTTTAGCAATTAGATGacactaaatgtttttttcatatatatatatatatatatatatatatatatatatatatatatatatatatatatatatatatatatatatatatatatatatatatatgtataagtaAATGCTCACTCAGGGCACTGGGCTGGTTGGTAGTTTGAAATAGCCCCTGTTGTTCAGCCTGATATATTTAACTACCTGCAGTGATATGAAATGTGGTTTTCACAAAGTCCAGGTTTTGTGTTACGATCCGAAATACCAATTACACATAACTTCCAGGACCCAAAATGGATTCCAGGTAAATTGCTGTCATCAATGAGCTATTGTTGGGATTCCCAACCACTGTTCCATATTGTATTTTCCTTAATTTGTCTgaaaaacgcacacacaaaaaaaagcgagatcattattatttatggaCACTAAAGACTATAGTCTTTTTGTGTCTTTGTTTGTCTTGTGAAAGTTTTATTTGGTGGTGTTCtgtgagttttttatttatttatttatttattttattttaaataaaacaaaatatagtacATGCCTTGGCTCAACAAAGGTTGGGGATAAACGGATCGATTGAATTGATAGACAATAGGGATGAATGAGAGACgtgcatatgaaaaaaaaaatgtgaaaatcaatCAGTGCAACCTCATATAGCCTTTGTGTGAGTGTACAATTCTGTAAATGTGCAACAATAATAGTTCCAAGTTAAAATGTATACATCCCTATCTTGTTTTCAATTTCCAAACAGGACAGGgacatttttttatgtggaaAGTTTGCATGTGGATCACTTTGGTCTGCTTgtactcatcttttttttttttcttttttttttttctatcctcCTACATTCAACCAACTCCAATTATCCTACCTCCCACTTCTGGGAAGCATTGGGAAAACCAGGCCAATGGGGTTTTCCCTCTATCTCGGTCtataaatgacatcacaatttggCCTGACTCTTAGATATTTTCAgctgcgtttaaaaaaaaaaaaaaaaacatagctgtGTATCGTGGTAAAGACAAAAGCATTGTTTTATTGTAGAGAGAACATAAGTACCGGTATATGAATTCCAAACAACACTGCGGGCAACCAAGATTGTTCACAGTGTTTATATAGTTAAACAATGGATCTCAAATGTAGCTTTACTGATTAAAACAAAATCTATGTTGTGTCTCATATATGTAAGTTTGTTGTTtcagctaaataaaaaaatgcattaatgttaaattaatgTAGAAATATGAAACatcatacatacagtacagtatgtgaTGAATGAAAATGTGTGTCAATTTAATGTAAGCTTGAAGATTATTGGTCAAGAATGTGTCATATGTCATACATCTTCAATTCAATCACGTGGCCCTACAAGTGATTATTTAAGATTAGCTGTATATTTAACATGTCTGTCATGTTTGCTtcacaaaaatatcaaatatagCATGAAGTTATTCTCTTTCTCCTCACTGTATGCCAGCATAACCACAACTGTTTGTTAGTTCCCTTCCTTTGAATCAAGTGTTCATTTTTATCAGTATTAAACAGCACTTCCGGCAACCAACATCCTCCTTTCCCCGCCTTCCCTCTTCTCTTCTGCAGACTAGCGTTCCATATGTATTAGACTTACCCGAACATCTGTGTTCTGCTACCTGTGCACACAAATGCCTAATACGCAATTTTCAGTGTACAGTTATGTCTAGAAGTATTATTACAGCGATCATCAATGATTGAGATGAAATAAAGGTACATTTGTATCAGAATGATGCAAGTGAAGAAGAGTATGGAGAAGGTTCATGATCCATAGTTTACCACCTGTCAAACATGATGGTAGAGTTATGCACGGCTGTCAAGGCTTTCCTCGATACTCAACTGGTTCAATAATGCATTGCAGACTGATCTAAAAATATTATATGTATTTACAACTGCCAACTTGTCCAAATAATGAGcatcaaatatattttaattcatttttttttttgtaaaacctTTTAAATCAAACTTGAAAGTCCTAACTCAAAGAGCatattgcatgttttattaCATTTCCATTGCACGTAAACGTGCAAAATCCCAAGAACTCTGTCGACTATATCTGTATATGTAGATAAAATCAACCAACTATCAGAAAAATAATTACGAAATCGAAAAGTGGTTGCAAACCATTATCTTGATCGAAACACATTGAAATAGACACAGGCTACATTGTGACATTTGGTTAACTGTATATGAAGGTTCCTCATTTGCTGCTGCTGGAGTTGTGATGTGTGAAAACCATGCGTGACAAATATTCTCAGAAACAAAACAGAAAGAATCCTTTTAAAGGGGaagccaagtaaaaaaaaaaacatgtctttaCAATTTCCAATGTACTCCAGCTACTattctaaacacagtattctagTTGATATTATGTTTGTGGGAAAACgaattaagaagcaaaatccacccctTTTGATCCATCTAAGTGTCatctcattttgccacttcctgacGATTGAAAACAGTCGACTATAGTGGGGCTGCAAAGAACATACTATATTATtgttaggagtgtgacgatatatcgatatcacgataaatcgtgatactttgtttcctgatagattatcgatacgcctacgcaagtatccccatatttgtagttaatatacagccactgtaacggctccattgttcatgacttattgagcgggccactagggggagcgcctcataagagtggcagggaaatggacgcaagtcttcaggcgaagaagactcatgatgagcttacttttacttgtggaacACATTTATATGTCCAGTTCACTCTTGTTTCTCTTCAGATCGTATAAATCTTTCGCCTTTTACTAAAGATCTCCGTGGGGAGGAACAACAAGAGtctatctcaattttttttatgctctgcAAAAGCGGagcttgaaaaaacaaaaaaacaaaaaaaacatttatctgtccacAACTAACTCaattttgcatacgtttctatgaaaaatgtggcttatatcattaattttaacattttaaaacatattttatgtttcgactttttgaatcacacaatttctgaggaatataaatattgatttaattggatttaatatgcaagtaatattattattgaagtaattttatttacttttgcaatgtgacacaaaaaattaataaaatgacacaattgactatgtaactgactgacatgttgcatgacaatagtgtttaagaaagtgACAGAAAATGGTCTCTGttcagaagacatttgtatttgttttaaaaaaaaaaatacactaaagtattcactgtgaagaagacaccagttttaatattgtgtttaagtgatggtacaaaaagaaactattttctcatagaaaaaacaacaacatcagtttatgtcttgattaGTGTTATCGTAGATTAtagtggatttattacctgaccaatatatcgataatcacggtattgtcatatcgtgatataattgctatcgtgagccttgtatcgcatattgtaTCGCATCGTGGGCTACTCAGAGGTTTCCAACCCTAATTAGTCCCAAGAAAAGTTTTGACTTGACGTCCGCTTTAGAGTTGACCCGATCCATGTTTTCATTAGTAAATTTATTTTCCATTAACACACTGACAACATGTCTATTTGTTCTCAACATTGGACCactttttaaagaagaaaataaagctGACAGGCAAACGGGAAATcagagatgcaaaaaaaaaaaaaaaaaaaaaaaattaattgaagcaaacaaacaaaaagcaggcGCGTGGGCGTTGACCTAGGAACTGTGTCCATATCCAAAAGCGCTGTGGTCAGAGTAATGACATGGTTGTGCTGGCGGCTTGTGGCGCTGGCGGTTGAGTCAGGGGCTTGGTGCTAGGAAAGCTGGGAAGTCCTTGCTGGAAGTACTTGGGAAGTCCCTTCTTTGATTCCTGGTAGATGTTCACCTTTCTTGACTCTGTCAGCCGCCTACATCGTAAAGTtgtgaaaaaacatttatttcttCACTTGATTTCAGAGGACAAGTATGCCAGTTtacatttatgatttattatattaaaaatatgcaAACTCAATGACTCTTTTCAAGTCTTAGTACTAAAATGCAATTGATTTCATGCAGTAAAAATCTCATGCGTGCAGTATACAGGTAGGTACAGACGATAAACAAGCGTCATAGTGCGAAAACGAATGAGACAGTCTGAGAAAAGATTTTCATGTGTCCTTtagcattttcttattttaaacagGGATTTAATTTACTGTACTGTTACTGGATACATGCTGTAAGCATAAACGTATGTCAAATAaaaggcaaaataaaaataaaccacaGAGATATTatagttgcacaagtgtgcacaccctcttataactgtgttcagaattaatcaCTCTTACACAACTGCTACCTTTTATTAACCTCAAATTAAGTTTAGTTACTCTGggattggtcagcaaactgagccatgattgatcattacccacttcctcagcacaagtgatgtcatcatcagtcgacagcaagtagaaaatgtactttttaaaggtgttaattgtacaagaaaaataatgaagttaccacattattaaagacaaaatattaactttttactgctgaaaatggctcaatgagtcaagtgttccTTTAACAAGTATGTCGGTATGTGCTGCTATGAagaccttttttcttttatcgctatGTGCCTTAGGCCCCAATATTACAATGTAGATTttgcagaggcatcttttgttgaattacagttgtaattctttaataaaaaaaaaaaaaaaatctatctaatatctatctatctatctatctatctatctatctatctatctatctatctatctatctatctatctatatatatatatatatatatatatatatatatatatatatatagaagttTCCGCctataaacatcattaagcatagaATTTATACACATATTTAAGGCACGTTGTAAAATGTATGAAGTCCTctagtttatgtttaacaaatttaaaacatcataaatcatgctgttcctACTAAGTGTCGTAAATATTCTTCAATTTCGATACTGTTAAAGGACcgtatgccgagaaatgtttctttaggaggagcaatatggcggcctcgcgacttcaaaagtcttggcctatcggctattcagtcatatattcaggtcagtgaTATTGTGAGTGCACTGGCCAATGAGGGTAAAATTCTGTTTTGCTCTTCAGAAGGATTCTAATGGTTTCTATGTAAGACACGCTGTCCTACATTCTGTCCCTTCTCCTCTCTCTGACTCGCCCTTGATGCTTGCTCTGCCAGGTACGGGAACAATGCAGTCTTTCTTACCTATCTCAGGGCGTACATTCCATTTGTACTCAACTAAGTCTCAATCCCACCCCTGCTCAAAGACGTTTTCTGACTCCAGGTGAACTCCTACCTTTCGTTTGGGAGGATTTCAACGGACGCGGTTCTTCAGTCGCATTTGTTTTTGTCGTTTTGTTGTCATCATATCAGTAGGATAACTAATTGCGCGCATATTTTGAGGGGGTTTGTAAAGCTCTCTTGGGTGCAGAGTGACTGAATCATTGACATGGTTCATGCCAGACTGTTGGTTTGTGGTTTGCTATTTGGGCAAAGGGGAAATTTGGAGGTTGGGGTGCAAGTGTGCTATTAAGGATGCAAGAACTGCTTTAGAGGAACATTTGCCTTTGAGTGTTCTGAGCCATCCCACATGCTCGTGGCACAGTGCGACGCTGAGCAAAGACAGACAGTTTGGATAGGAAATACCGCCTTGAGGAGTCCCAGTTGCGTGCCAGTCAGATAGAGTCCAGGGCAGGATGGTGTTTATCATCTGACATGTTCGCCAGGTGAAGACATACATGTACAGAATGTTGCACAGGTATGTGGATTCACACATTTGACACACTTTCTATTGGATGGCAGTTGAAGTCATATCTGAACTACTTGATGATTAGACTTTTTGCCTCATACAATTCATGCTCCATTCTATTGAATGCCATTTTTACATAAGTACGTGATATCGGAGTGATTTTCAATGCAACCTTAACCCTAATTccttttacatttatttcagcctaacttttggacatttttttggaAGCTGCTTTGCAATATTGCAATCATttgtttcattcattcaattaaaaaagaaaaaaaagacaatataaaaaaatattcttcatcATTGAATGAAAAGGAGCATAAACATGACAAGTCTTGTTATATCGGCCCCGTTTCTTCCCAGAGTTAATTTacgagctttaaaaaaaaaaaaaaaaaaaaaaaaaaaaaaaaaaacatcaacaacaaaataaatccaaaaataaaaacaaaatttttcaCATCTGTACTTGGTTTACAATTTGACTTCTGACATTcgtaacaacaaaaatgacaatggCATCGTGTTCAATCATAATCTCATTCATATTTCTTTAATAAGATGTTAATAAGCTTTAGTCattcttttaaatgtaatttttttagttGGATTCTTTGGTTTCTTTATTAAGATTGTTCCATAAGCtaatttcttttattgaaaCACAATGTTCCATCAAACTGgtcctatttcatttttttttttttttaagatcagcGTTCCTTTCAACTTGTActtgctttctctctctctctttttttttttttttaaatctctttatGCAGCATTATCttaatttttgcttattttgaaACACATAttgctcctttttttctttttctttttttaaattcaccaGTAATGTGGTttatggaacatttttttttaacattcatttCATAAAGCGTTTCcaatttcatattttgtccaaagAATGTAGCTGTTTACATAGAAGTAAAAGCATCAATAAATTAGAAATCTAAATAGGATTTGACAGCAAATGAACAATCACAATATAATAACTGATCATTCAAATTGAAATAACTGCACTAACAATGTGCAATTGAATAGATAATCACAACATTTCAATGCTCGTGCACTTTTGCCAACTTGGCGGTCTGTTATTTAACTTCTTAATCAAACGACAGCATTAAATGCTATGCCAATTTTCCAAacaactactaataaataatcTCTATATTTTACATTCGGATGGTAGTTATAAGCGCACCAGTGTTCCAAAAAACGTCCACACGCTTCCATCAGACCTCTACCAGTCTTGCAGAATATGCTGTTTCCCTGCAGATTGTCTTATCACTGGTTGGCACAGCTGATGGGAGGAGTCAACTGTTCAGGAACCTCGATGTGTTCCAAAAAGCCTTCACAGAAATGAAACTGACAGAAATTAACATGCGTTGACCTGTAAGAGTCTAACAAAGATCGGAAGTGTTAAGACATGACATTGCTCGCTTTGCAGAGACATTGTACTGTATATCCAAATACTGTGCAGAGGCAGATGAGTTGATGCTAATTGGATATGTAATGATAACTCAATACTTTCCAGGTTGAACTTCTGCAACAAGAGCCTGTCCTAAATGTGTTCAACAGCCAACTACACACTCCCACCAAGGAGAAGCTGTGAGGTAGGTTTGTGAAAGATTTTGGACTTACAGCTCAGCATGCACAACAAATTTTTGCTCTGCTTCAAGCAGTGTGGGGGAGCGCCTGCTAATTTCCTCGGCGGGAGATCTCATGGAGCGCAACACTCAGACATGGACGCGGCCTGGCAGGAACTGATGGCCATAACAGAGCTGCAGGTAACCGCGTTATCAGTTTTCTCACATTTTTGATTGAAGAGTTTGCCTACTATTGATACTATCACTACTCATAAAAAGGTATAGATATTCACTTTCGTGTGAAGTGTCAGGATGAGCCTAAAATTCAGCTTGTAACCTTTACAGAGGAGCTTAATTTGACCACCAAGTTTTGGACCCACTTTTTAACCAACTGTATATTGcagacttttttccccccacaactTACTGTTGAACAACAAAAACCCCAACAGGTGTTTGATTCATGATTCGACCAATACATTTCCAAGGACGTCCACTTCTATGACTTTCTGTGAGTCGAGCAGTCTCTGTTGCAAACATACTGATGGCACATTGAGACCCTCTCAgctaagaagaaaaagaataatcatCTGTATTTGTCATGTGCACGCATGTACACAAAGTTgtgcagttgaccaatcacagtagTTGGCACAGCAGGTGTTGTCTGTGTCAGTGTCTTGTTCAAGAACACCACTAAGGGATGTTACGAGTAGATTGTCTTGAAGCGGGATCCCCGCATGCAGTGGCAGGCAACTGTTGTATCCACTCGGTCACGGTAGCTATATTTTTTGGCAACAGATTGAAGTCTATTTGAGATATGTGTGGTTAGCGGTACAAGCGTAATTGCGGGATgaatggtattttatttatgattttactttttatttttttgtagtttagtTGGGGaaaactgtgattggctggcaaccagttcagggtgtaccccgcctactgcccgaagccagctgggataggctccagcacccccgtaaCCCTTGtgaggttaagaaaatggatggatggagaaaaaAACTGTTGTCACAGCTTTCTGTTAAAGTTGATATCAGGCAAATTTTAGTTTATGGtttcatatacatatataaatcaGACCTTCACATGCAGCAGAATGTGGAACAAACCATTTTTGCTTTTGAAAGTAAATTATCCTTTATAAACTATTATGAAGATATTGTGTTACTTTTAGTTTCTTTCTCTTATTTCGAAAAGCTGTCTAAATCTTATTGCACTGCcacctacttttttttcccaaattagtgctaattaatcacaaacaatattgcattaatcatgaaTTATTATAACAAAGATTATTCACACTTAATGTTGACCACAAATGATCCTTTGGCTGATGTCAAATATATGTAGGCCTATGTATGATGATGTCAAAGAAAGCACAGATtcttttgagcaataaacataacacaCACGttaaaagcatttaataaatatttgtggatgacattcagaatatttgttcatgtcaaatcccccccccccccccccccccattttacttATGCaagtaactgattagaaaaaaaagaggatgagcgtgtgcagtggatcaaaaactgttgacatcctcataacattaaaatgtaaaaaaaaacggtgctcttcaaatttggcggccaaaaaataaaataaaataaaaaaagttaatagAAAGGCTCTTTAATTAAGCAtttatcatgattaatcaaaattccaagatgtaattaatctgatttaaaaaaaaataaataaattaaaaaaaaaaaaaagtcatttgacaGCTCTCTATAATCATTACAAATCATGTCAAATGTCCTTTTTAGAATATCCCACAGactgcagaaaaataaaattaaatgggCAGCAAAACAGCAACCGGCGCTTGTTTGGACGCCATGTCCTGTTTGTGAGTAGTGTATATACAGTAATTTCCCAAATGAAATGATTCATTAATAGCGGGTGACTAACCACAGTGTATTACTGTCGTTGCAGGGTTTAGAGACATCTGGCGAAAGCGCCTATGAAATAACACAATACCAAAGTATTGAGCCAATGGTTTCTACGAGTGCATACGGGACCGCCCAGTGCCTTGCTGAGCCTGCTCCCGCTACCTTTGAGGTGAGGACGACCGATGCATACGATGGAGGTTACTCTGAAGAGGCCGCAGTCTGCCAGCGCCCAGGCACCAACGTAGAGTCACTCTATGAGCAATCGGCACCACAACTCACCCAGAGAATGGCGTCCATCTCATCACAACCTCACCATTCTCTTGCGGCTCTCACAGAACAGATGAGCTCATCGGGTACCAATCAAGGCGACAGAAGGCCGAACGGTCTTCCCCAAGGGGCGGGTCCTCACATGATGTGGACAGCACATAGCCAAAGTTCATTTTCTCATTCAGCTGATGATCTAGAATCAGACTCTGGCCTCTCTCTGGGCTCCAGTCCACCGTTGGCCTCACCGGAAAACTCTGCTGCTGGTGTACCAGGTTACAGGAGTGCTGATATGTCCATTGCATACAGTGATGGGGAAGCAGAAAACATGGCTGAACACAACAGAAGAGCGCACAACTACCCGACAGATTACCAGAGTCAGTCTGACTCTTACCTGCACACAGGTGCACAACCATCCTATTTTGCAGCCCAGCACCACCTAAGCCATTCACAGTTCAACACGCTGAATCTTCGGACGGCAAAACAAACTTTGGGTGAACTTTACAGCTCCGAGTTAGCCAGCAGAGGGAGCTGGCAACACGTCATGCATTCAAAATCTCACGGAAGCGTCCACACACCAGCGAGCAGGGACGAAAGGCGGGCCATGGCGTTGAAGATCCCCTTCCCCATGGAAAAGATCATCAATCTACCAGTGGATGACTTCAACGAGCTCCTGACGCAGTACACCCTGACAGATGCCCAACTGGCGCTGATTAAGGACATCAGGCGGAGGGGCAAGAACAAAGTGGCGGCTCAAAACTGCCGCAAGCGCAAACTGGACAGCATAATGCACCTGGAAAGAGAGCTGGGTCAGCTGCAGGCTCAGAGAGACAGCCTGGTACAGCAGAGATTAGAATTCCAGCACAGTTTGACGTACATCAAGTGTCACCTGACTGAACTTTATGCGGAGGTGTTCTCTCACCTGAGAGATGAAACTGGACAACCATATTCAATAGATGATTACTACTTGCAACAGATGGCAGATGGTGAAACGTATTTGGTGCCTCACACAATGACGCAGAAGAATGAATGATGAACAGTGGCATATTGAGATGGAAATAATTGTACATGTTAGAAGGCCACCTATGGAGCTTGACCATTCAGGACaggttattgtacattttatgttctacaagtaaaaaaaacaaaacaccaccactttataaaaatacaatttattaaaaaaataataaaaaaaagtgttgtttttttttttaagttgcaaaaatatttaaaaaaattaaataaaacctgCACCAGCCATTCTCCAGAGGCCTGCAAGAGAAACAATTAGAtcaactttttttaaatcattaaaagggtctgtctgccggattcactcaggaaaatgcactttttaaaatacaggctgtacacactttaactttctctcagtctacacatctgtgtttgttAATCTtgtgtggtaatttcgtcctaaacccccacacccccagcctgtattttgccattttgtgtttgttttgtaaacagcgggacgtttctgtggaaagacagtgtttacaaccctccagccaatcgcagagtgggggatggcgtgtcacaaacggggccgggcgaaagtGTCAGCtgagtgacgtcactcccggatttttttttttttttttcccttcactcactcattcacacacgtaagcttctgtgagtggggggaaaaataaaaataaataaaaaggaaaaaaaaaaatccgtgcatgctttcaaattgccgcggtaGTGACGTAAATACTGTCTTGCCACTGAAACGtctcgctgtttacaaaacaaacaaaatggcaaaatacaggctggggaggtgggggtttaggacgaaattaccacaaaaggttaacaaaaacacaaagttaaagtgtgtatacCCTGTatttaaagtgcattttcctgagtgaatccagcAGACAGACCCTTTAAGGCCATTTAACAAAGTTCACAATTCTTGCATGATATCTATTAAGGTGTCAggcaattttatatatatatatatatatatatatatatattttaaaatcagaattaattgcatgactttagttaactcacaaattttacatctgttctaaatgtacaataaaacattttttccccaagtttCATACTCGTAAAAGTGTGTGGGGGTGTATCGtttagtcattgatgcagtaatttcattaaaaaaaaaaaaaagaaagaaaaaggaaaaagaaaaagaaaaaaaagtgatatttgttttggtcattctgccactagatgtcaTAATTGCATTTCTAAGAGTGACTGCTCAgtgcatctttcttttgatattaagagccatctaatttttatatgaattaacttgtgaaattgtgtacacttttaaaatatatgcattattgaatttactactgctaaattttgacatggacgcgTCTGCTGCGTTGACTAGAATTCCTCCAGTACAGATTTTCCAGGTAATGGGGTGCTCAGcgcatcaataataataataataataataataataataataattccacaTTTCAGGTTTCTTTGCGCATGAGTGTATCACTACTTGTACCTGATTTATCCTTTGCCACTTAAATGATGTTGGTCCGCAACAGCTGACAGCACACTTGAGTGATACCTGAAAGTAGAATtaaaagtcaaaatccagtgtgcACTTACATCCACACATGCAAATATTGtgagaaaaatataaattaGGATGCCAATGTCTTAACATTTGTTGAAAACAGTTTAAATCATTACTGTGCCACACATCTGACTACCACAGCTACATGATCATAAAGCAAGGTGTACTTTCAGTAGTTGAGAAGTCTGGTCTTACCTACAGACAGCATTTAAGCCTTTGGTAGCTGCTGCCTTGCTAGCCTGAACCTCAGGCTTCTGTTCTCACTCTCCCCCTGCTTCAAAGATCCTGGCGATGATTGCTACTTCTCTCCCTCAGCTGGCTTCCATGGCTAGCCTCAAAGACTGCATGTAAGCTAGCGTCACCCA is a genomic window of Festucalex cinctus isolate MCC-2025b chromosome 2, RoL_Fcin_1.0, whole genome shotgun sequence containing:
- the nfe2 gene encoding transcription factor NF-E2 45 kDa subunit isoform X1, whose translation is MCSTANYTLPPRRSCEQCGGAPANFLGGRSHGAQHSDMDAAWQELMAITELQGLETSGESAYEITQYQSIEPMVSTSAYGTAQCLAEPAPATFEVRTTDAYDGGYSEEAAVCQRPGTNVESLYEQSAPQLTQRMASISSQPHHSLAALTEQMSSSGTNQGDRRPNGLPQGAGPHMMWTAHSQSSFSHSADDLESDSGLSLGSSPPLASPENSAAGVPGYRSADMSIAYSDGEAENMAEHNRRAHNYPTDYQSQSDSYLHTGAQPSYFAAQHHLSHSQFNTLNLRTAKQTLGELYSSELASRGSWQHVMHSKSHGSVHTPASRDERRAMALKIPFPMEKIINLPVDDFNELLTQYTLTDAQLALIKDIRRRGKNKVAAQNCRKRKLDSIMHLERELGQLQAQRDSLVQQRLEFQHSLTYIKCHLTELYAEVFSHLRDETGQPYSIDDYYLQQMADGETYLVPHTMTQKNE
- the nfe2 gene encoding transcription factor NF-E2 45 kDa subunit isoform X2, which codes for MCSTANYTLPPRRSCECGGAPANFLGGRSHGAQHSDMDAAWQELMAITELQGLETSGESAYEITQYQSIEPMVSTSAYGTAQCLAEPAPATFEVRTTDAYDGGYSEEAAVCQRPGTNVESLYEQSAPQLTQRMASISSQPHHSLAALTEQMSSSGTNQGDRRPNGLPQGAGPHMMWTAHSQSSFSHSADDLESDSGLSLGSSPPLASPENSAAGVPGYRSADMSIAYSDGEAENMAEHNRRAHNYPTDYQSQSDSYLHTGAQPSYFAAQHHLSHSQFNTLNLRTAKQTLGELYSSELASRGSWQHVMHSKSHGSVHTPASRDERRAMALKIPFPMEKIINLPVDDFNELLTQYTLTDAQLALIKDIRRRGKNKVAAQNCRKRKLDSIMHLERELGQLQAQRDSLVQQRLEFQHSLTYIKCHLTELYAEVFSHLRDETGQPYSIDDYYLQQMADGETYLVPHTMTQKNE